The bacterium sequence CGTGGTGACCGGTGAGGCTGATGCCTCGTCCTGTACTGCCCGTGGGCCTTCCCACCACGTTGACCCTGGGACGGTAGTGCTGGATGAAGTCCATATTAACGGTGGTCAGTCCTTCCAGAGAATACCCCAGGTTGAGGGACAGGGAGCAGGCCTTCAGAAAAATCTCGGGGATGATAACAGCAGACCCCAGGTTGATGAAGACACCGTTCTTGAGGGCAGCGACCTGCCTGCTGAACAAACGGAAATCATCCAATGTGGCTTTGCCCGTGGCAGCGCCGTCACAGGTGGGGTGCATATGGATGATATCAGTCCCCAGGGCGACATGAACGGTTGCCGGAATTTTGTTTCGGTAGGCAGAGGCAAAGATGCTTGCGCCGGCGTGAGGAAAACCCTGGTCCTCGATGAGCCTTCCCACAGGGAATCCAATGCCTTGACCCGAGGCGGCTCCATCGTTGATGGCGCTATTGAGCTGGGCAGATGTTTCCAGGGCCATGCCAAAGGTTCCCTCAGAGAGCACTGCGTCCACATCTTCGGAGGTCTTCCCGGTGAGGGCCAGTTCGTAATCGTGGATGATAGTCGCGCCGTTGGTGGCGATACCGGTAAATATCCGGTCTGCCAGGGCCTGGGCGATGATGCCTCCGAGACCAACCTTGATGGGGTGTGCGCCCATGCCCAGAAGCACACCTTTGCCCTCACCGCGAGCGCGGTGGATAGCCTGTGCGGCCAGCTTCAGATCCCGAGCTGCGCTGATATCCGGCAGGGATTTAAGCCACCCGGTAAAGCTCTCATCTGAAGGGACACCTCTGGCTATCTGCCTGATCGAGACCTTGCCCGGGCGATCATGGACGGAATAGGTCTTGATCCCGGAAAGATCAAGCGCCTTTAACGGTGTATGGGGGTAGCGGATTTCAGGTGCCATGAGAGAACAGCTGGATCTCCATGATCTCACAGATTACATGCAGGGCCAGGTGGTGTACCTCCTGTATGCGCGGGGTTGACTGGTCCGGAACAGCCATACATATATCACAAAGGGAGGAGATCTTGCCGGATTCGCTGCCGGTCATGCCGATAGTGGCCATGGAGAGGAGGTTGGCCTGTTCCAGAGCCTTGAGCACGTTGGGGGATGTTCCGCTGGTGGAGATGGCCAGGAGTACATCACCATCACGCCCCAGTGCCTCCACCTGCCGGCTGAAGATCTGCTCATATGAGTAATCGTTGGCGATGGAAGTCAGAACCGAGGTGTCGGTGGTAAGCGCCAGGCCAGGAAGGGCTTTTCGTTCCATGAGGAACCTGTTTACCAGTTCAGCGGCAAAGTGCTGGGCATCGCCGGCGCTGCCTCCATTTCCAATAACCAGCACCTTGCCTCCCGCCCGTATCGCCTTGACCATGGTGTCGGCGATGAGGGCTATTGTCCCTGCCTGCTCTTTGCAGAATCGCTCTGTAAGAGAGGACAGTTCCTGCCCCCGCTGGATGATGATCTCCTGGTATTTTTTCATAAGGGTTACCCCTGGTAAAAAGTGAAACGTGAATAGTTAATGGAGGTTGACTGCCTGGTGAATATTGCTCAGTTTTCCACGCTTCACTCGTTGTTAAGCTGAAACGCTATCCCCTCCAGGTCGATAGCGAAATCCACATTTTTCAGGATGATCCCGGGGGGAACCTTGATGGTGGCTGGGGTGAAGTTGAGGATGCCCCTTACACCCGCGTCGATGAGCTTGAGAGCGACCTTCACCGCGTTGTCAGGGGAAACGGCTATGATCCCGATCCGTATAGCCATTTCCGGGCAGATCCGGGCCATTTCGTCCTGAGGGTAAAGAGGGATGTCCTGAAAGCTCCCCATCTCCACGAGAATGGGGTCTCGTTCGAAGATAGCGGAGATCTTGAATCCTCTTTTTGCAAGAGAGTCTGTGCTCAACAGGGCGAACCCAAGGTTGCCAGCTCCCACAAGGGCGCAGTTCCAGGAGTGGTCGATCCCAAGGGCCTTCTTTATGTCCACCTGGAGGTTCTCCACATAATAGCCCACTCCCCTTACCCCGAACTCCCCGAAATAGGCGAAGTCCTTGCGAATCTGTGCAGGATTTGTACCGCACTTTCTAGCAATATCGGAGGAAGAGACAATCTTTTTTCCCGACTGTAGAAAGCCTGCCAGGCATCGGTCGTACAGCGACAAGCGCCTGATCGTGGCGTCCGGGATCTTGACGCGGCTCACCTTTTTAAAAGCCATGTTCTCACCTCTATCTGGTATCTTTCGTAATATTTGACAGATCCCGGACAGCTTTTTCCAGGATCTGTACGGCATAATCCGGGTTGTGTATGGGGGCGCTGTTTCGGATGAACAGGATGTTGTGTCGGGCATTCTCCATGGTACGGCGGGTATCCGTATCACCATAGGATTCGACGCTCAGCTTGTTCTCAGTGGTTTTCAAAGCGTTCTCTGCCCGCATAAGAGCCGTTGAGATTTCCTTTTTCCACTGTCCGATGTTTTCAGTATAGCTCTTCGGGTGGCAGGACTGACAGGCTGCCTCAACGGCTATCATGTTAAGGCCGGTAAACGCCGCTCCCATGCCGCCGGAGGGGTCCGGTACGATATGGCAACCGTTGCAGCCTACATTGGCCTTGTACATGGGAGAGGGTAAGGGGGCAACTCCCTTGGCACCTGTTCCCCTGAACATGTCCAGCATCCCCTTATGTTTGTCCTCGTGGCAGGAACCACAGTAGAGGGGCTGAACCGAGGATTCATCCGGGATGGAATGTTGAATGGGGTCATGGCAGAGTGTGCATTCCACCTTGTGGTCGGTAACGTGAACCCTGTGAATAAGTTCGACAGGTTCGTCGAGGGCCTCTTCCATGGGCCGGTCATGGCACCCCCTGCAAGATTCAGGTTTCAACTGCCCATTACCCCTGGTTACGGTCTGGTGGCAGCTGATGCAGGGAACACCTCTCTCCCTCAAAGGAGTGTGATCGAAGCTGTCTGGCTGTATGGCAATATAATCGTTCTCCCCCGTAGTGTGACAGAGGAAGCATTCCGAATTTGCCGCTTCCTTTACGCCATCTTTAAAGTGGCAGATAAAGCACGCATCCTCAACGACAGTGACATGTTCCCCCATTGCGACACGGGAGTGGCATGTTGTACACCTGAGGATCTTGCCCCTTTTTAGCTGTTGGAGGTGAGGTGTGTGATCGAAGCGTATATTATTGGCAAAGGTCACCTTGCCGTCTAAAAGCCTCCTGGAATGGCACTCTCCCTCCAGGCAGCTGGCGTCGTTTACTTCCGCCCTCCTGTGTTCACCGTATGTTCGGGTAAGATAGCTGGCCACCTGTGTGAGAGCCTTGAACTGCGGTACGAACTGCTGCTCGTCCGACGGTTCGAGGTGGCAGTCAACACACGGCACGGTATTGTGGGCTGAGGTTTTCCAGTCCTCATAATAAGGTCTCATAATGTGGCAGCTGCTTCCGCAGAACAAAGCCGATTCGGTTATCTCCTTGACACCCCAGGCTCCCAGCACGATGGCAATAAACACGAGGAGCAGGACCTCGTAGAACCGCAGTCTCCTTACCAGTGCGAAAAATTTACCGATAGCCTTCATTTCCGGTGATGCTCCTGTTCTCTCTGCCTGGCCTCCGGACTGCCAAAAAGTTGTCTCCTGTGCTGATCCCTTTCGGCGAGTTTAATCTTAAACCCAAGCAGGGCGAGGATTATGACAGCCAGAAGGGCTATAAACAGCAGGATGATCTTTCGTAGCCCCTTTTCCAGATTATAGTCTCTGGCCAGATCCCAGGAAGCCATCATCTTCACTTTGGCCATTCCTGTCAACTCTTCCCAGTCGGTGTCCACCGAGTGGATGGCGGACTCTACACGAAGCAGCCAGCCATGAGCCTCCTGGTTCAGTTTGTCCATTTCACCGGTCTCTACCCCTGCGAGCCTGAATTCTTCTGACATGTTCCGGAGGGAGCCAAGGAAGCTCATGGCCACCCCCAGGTTCTCGTCGATCTTACGCCCCAATTCCCACGCGCTGCTGGCCACCTGATGGCACTCCTGACAGTTGTCGGTGATCCGGCCGATGATCTCAGCTATGCCTGTTGCTTCAACCCCGTGATAGCCGTGACAACGGGTGCAGGACGGTTCGCCGGTAAGTTGCAGAGACTCACCATGGGGGCCGGCCTGGAAGTATTCGTACTCCCTGGTGTGGCAATTTCCACAGATCATTTGAGTGCCTGTTATCGTGAGAGCGGTGGCACGATGGGCGCCGTGGCAGTCAGGGCATGCCGGGGCACGGGTGTTTGTTCCGTTTACCCGGGCCCGTCCATGGACATCTTCCAGGTATCTCCACGGTCCTGCCTCATCATCAGAGCTCCCCTTACCGTGACACTGGAGGCAAAGGCTTACAACACGGGTGGGAAACACAGGGGAAGATGGGTCTGTGATCCGATAAATACCATGGCTTTGATGGCAGGTGACGCAGGTGGGTGTGTTCTCTTTTTTGGAGGTGCCGTGAGACCCGGACAGGTATTGAGCAGTCTGGTCCGTGGAGATGGTGGGGTCCGGGATGCGGCCGGTATCAGAATGACATCCTCCACAAAGGTCCACAGATTCTCTTTTATTCGGGACACCCACAAAACCGTTTGAAGGGGCCATGGCCGATTCCAGGCCTTTTGGATCTCCTCCATGGCAATCGTGGCAACCGAGTCCGGCCTCCCTGTGGACATCCCGTTTCCAGAGGCTGACAGGCTCAGCTTTTTTCTGATCGAGGGCACTGTGACAGGATTCACACGAAGTTGTGACCATGCCCATAACGCCTGAAGCGAACAGGAGGAGTGCAGACAAAGAGACTATTGATAACCTCGCAAAAAGTCTTTTCAAGCCATTTTGCGAGGCGGGCTTAATATAGTCGCTCTCCCCCTTATTTTTCCTCTCCCCGCCGTGGGAGATGGTCAGGGTGAGGGGGGAAGCTTTACCCCCACCTCTAATCCTCCCCCCTCGAGGGGGAGGAAGAATGGGGAAAATGACTTTATTATGCCTCATACCGGCACTCCGGTTGAAAACAGGAGGGACCAGGCCAGAAAGATCATCCAGAGAAGGAACGGTATGGCCACCAGTATCCGGCGCTTAATTGAACGCTGTCCTGAACGGTCCAGAAGGGGAAGAAGGACGAAGAGTGCCGCAAAAATGGTGATGAGGACCACGGTCATGCCTGGGCCAGACGCGATGTTATCCAACAGGACGGCCGGTTTCAATATCCACAGGGTCCTGGTCCCTGGATCGGTTGCTGCCAGCGGGTCGGCGATCTGGTCCAGGGGCAGTGGGAACAGGGCTGAAAGGACGGCGATGACAGCCACCGTGGCCATGATCGCCATAAGGATCCTGAGAACAAAGTTGGGATAGAAGGGATATTCCTTCTGCTCGCCACGCCTGGCGTGTTTCCTCCGGCCCTTGAATGATCTGGTGGTCACAGCGGCTCCGATATGCCCAGTTTTCCGGCTATGGCGAAATGGACGATCATAAGCAGGGTCGTAAAAGTGGGGAGAAGGAAAACGTGGAATACATAAAAACGGGTGATAGTAGAGCCGGTGACGTTCTCGCCTCCCCGCAGAAAAAACATGATCTGGTGCCCGATGACAGGAAAGTTGCCCACAAGGTCAGTCCACCACACTGCCGACCAGTAGGCGGAGCGGGTCCAGGGGAGGAGATCTCCGGTAAGGATGAACCCGGCAGTGAGAAAGAAAAGGATACAGCCGATGATCCAGTTCAGGTCTCGCGGCCTTTGATAGGCGCCCTTTACAAAGATCCTCAGGACATGGACGGAAAGGGCAAGCATCATCCCGATGCCGGCCCAGTGATGGGTTGTTCTGAAGAACCAGCCGAAGGGCGCCCGACCCGACAGGTAGAGTATCGTTCTGTGGGCTTCGGGATCAGCCGGTATATAGAAAAACATGAGGAGAAGGCCGGTGGCGGCCTGGATCAGAAAGAGGAGGAAAGCTACTCCCCCGAAACAGGACCACCAGCTGATGTGAGGGATCGGCTTTACAAAGGATGCCTCAAGAGCCTCCTTTACCGAGACCCTGCCCTCATGGTGTCTGGAAATGAACCCCTGGATCCCTACCCGCTCCAAAAGGTATGTCAGGAGGTCTCCATTAGCCCGCCGGTCCTTGCTGCTCATGAGCGATCCCGTGCCCCGTAAATACGGTTGCCGATGACCTTGATTTTGAGGGTTTCCAGGGGTGAGGTGGCGAGTCCGTGGATGAGGTTGCCGCAATGCCCGAAGGTGCAGCCGTGACCCTCACATAGAAATAACTGGTTATACGGATCCCATTTGATACTGGATCCCCGGTAAGTGCAGTACCCTGAGACCACGGTGAGGTTGCCCCGGCTTGTGGCCAGAAGCCAGGGGCGCCTCTCCAGCTCAAAAGCGAAAGCAGTGTCGGGAGCTACATCATCAAGGGAGGCAATGAAGTGATAGGAACCTGGTGATGTCCGAGGAAGTCGGACGGGCTGCAGGAAGCGGCCCGTCCAGAACAGGAGCAGGCCTGCCAGAAGCAGGATAAGGATGCCGAGGAGATAATCTGTGCCCCGGTATACGTGACTGGCAGAAGAAGGCAAGTCTGTTCACCCCCGGCGGAGCTTGTGAACAACAAGATACATTTGAAATTTTTAGCACACCCTGAAGCTTTATGTCAAAAAATGAGCGGACTTGAGCGGATCAACCAGGTGTGAGGAAGGACCCCGCGGCGATGCTTGCTGCCGCCGCGGGGTACAAGGTGTCAGTGCAGTTCCTTTAAGGCAGAGTAGATGATGAAAAGGATCATGATGAGTCCCATGCCGTAGGCGATGAACCCAATGATCTGGGCCCAGAGCAGACTGGCCTGGGAAGGGGGTGTGGTTTCGAGCCTTCCAAGTGTACCCTCTTCGCGCATCCTCTGGTACTCAAGAGGCCTCTCATGCTGAAACTCCTCTTCCGAGATCCTCCCTGTAAAGATAACGTGATCGAGGGGGAACTTCTCCGGTCTCAGGTGTGTATTAAAAAAGTGGATCGTGAAGATGAAGCCGGCTGCCAGAAGCGCCTCGTCCGAGTGAAGGATGATGGCTACGTTGAAGGTCCAGCCCGGAACGAGCTGGGCGAAAAACTCCGGGAACCAGAGCATCAGGCCGGAGAAGCCGATGATACCAACGCCCCAGAAGACAGCCAGATAGTCGAACTTTTCCCAGTAGGTGAATCGGTCGAATTTGGGCCGTTCCCCCATTCCCAGGAACCAGAGTACGTGGCCGATGACATCCTCAAGGTCCTTGATCCACGGCACCATGGAGTTCGGACCCAGGAACCACTTCAGCAGGGGTTCGTCCCTGATCTTCACCACATAGTAGGCGGCGAAGAGAAGGTGCAGAAAGAAATACAGCCATGTGATTGCGCCGAACACCCTGTGCATATAACCGGCGTTCCCGATCCCGCCCATGAAGGCAGCGAGCGTCTGGGCCCAGCCTGTATGGGAATATTTCAGAGGCATCCCGGTAAAGACCAGACCCAGGAAGCTGATGATGACAAGAGCGTGGAGGAAGCGGTGGTAGTAGTTGAACCGCAGGTACCAGCGTTCCTCCTGGCCAATGTTTTCCGTGTGAGAATAGTCTGTCATGTGTTTATCCTCCCGGATCAATGGGCCCCACCGGACCTGTTACGTGATTTCTCAATAGAGGCGCGAATGAGCCACAGAAGGGTGTGGATCCCGAAGAAGGCAAAGGTCCCCGTCAAAAGTATGACCATCGCCAGGTAAACAAAGTAGAGCATCGGATAATTCTGGGGATCGTGGTAGTCAGCATGGGGCATGTAAAGAGTGAAGTTCCTGTTGGCCCCCGTATGACACTTTCCGCAGGTAGCTACGAGGTTGTCGGGGTGGGCCATGGAGGCCGGATCATCCGTGGGCAGGATGTCGTGGGCTCCATGACAGTCGGGACACTGGGCGGCCCGGGTATATCCCATACCCGTGACCTGGCCGTGGTAGTTCTTGCTGAAGGTATACCCCATCTCCTCGTGGCAGGATGAACATCGATTCACAACGGTCAGGAGGAAGGTGTCATCCATGGCGCGTTCCGTGTCATGAGGGGAATGACATGAAGTGCACACCGGTGCATCTTCCGGGCTGTCAGCGAAGATCTCGCCATGAACGCTTTCCTTGTATTTGTCCACTACGCCCTGGTGGCATGCGGCGCAGGTGTCGTTGATATTGGCTCGGGCCACCAGGGAGGCCGGATCGCTGGCTCCGCGGATATCGTGGCTCCCGTGGCAGTCGTTGCAGACGGCCGAAAAGATCATTCCACTCCTGATGAGCACTATGCCGTGCATGCCACTTTCGTACTGGACGCAGACGTCAAGCGTCTCCTGGTCCGAGTGGCAGGTACAGCAGGTGCCAGGAACGTTAAGGTCATAAACCGATGACCTGGAATCAGACTGCGGCAGGATGTCATGCTTGCCGTGGCAGTCGGAACAGTCAGCGGGGTGTTCGGCTGCTTCCATTATATCAGCAGCGTCTTCATGGCAGTTGGAGCACTGAACCGGTTTGAGCTCTTCCTCGTGCTCGTCCTCAGCAGCGGCAAGGTCCTCGTGGCAGTCCGTACAATCCAGATCTCCATGGAGGGACTCACCGTAGATCCCCTCATCGATGTACAGGGAGATCTCGTTGCCCCTCACGGCCTTTGTGAGCGTATCGTCCGAGTGACAGTCAAAACAGTCGGAAGTGCTCATGGCCAGGGCTGAGGAAGCGGCAGCGAGGAGAACGATGGTGATTAAAATAATTTTCCGCATCGATATCCCCCACTTGACTGCCCCCGACAGGCCTTTCGGCCATCGGAGGGCCAGGCATGAAAAAGTTTTCTCTTTCACAAGCGAGCACAGTAAAAAGGGAGGGAATAGGGGTCCCCTCCCTGGTGATCCTAAAACTTGCCCAGAAGCATGAAGGAGATGACCAGAGCGTAGATGACCAGGGACTCGATGAGCGCCAGGCCGATGATCAGGGTGGTCATGATCTTGCCCGAGGCTCCCGGGTTCCGGGCGATCCCTTCCATAGCGCCTCTGACGGCGATGCCCTGTCCGATTCCTCCGCCGAGAGCGGCGATGCCGATAGCAAGACCCGTGGCAAGGGCGATGCCCATGCCCATAAGACCTGCGGACCCACCTTCCTCAGTAGCTGCGAAGACGACAGGTGCCGCGACCACGAGGATGAGGGCGGTGAGAAGTGCAACGGTGAATACTTGTTTCATTGAGGATTGCCTCCTTTCCCAAGCGTTTTTTATATGATTGGAAAGTAGATCAGTGCGCCTCTTCAAGGGCGAACGTGATGTACAGAATAGACAACAGTGTAAAGACGAAAGTCTGAACCAGAGCGATGAAGACCCCCATGCCCATGAAAATGACTGGAATTCCCAGGGGGACGAGCACAATGAAAATAGCCAGAACCTTGTGGTCCCCCATCATGTTGCCGAAAAGACGAATGGACAGGCTCAGGATGCGGGCGAGGTGGCTGATGATCTCGATGGGAAGCATGAGAGGGGACAGCCACAACACCGGACCGAGAAACTGCTTAAAGTATGAGGCTCCGTGGGTCCTGACCCCGACGACATGGGTTGCCACGAAAATAACCAGGGCGCAGGCGAGGGTAGTATTGAGGTTGGAGGTGGAGGAATCAAAGCCCGGGATAGAACCCATGAGGTTGTTAAAAAGGATAAAAAAGGCGGTGCCTCCAATGAGGGGCAGAAACCGTTTGGCGTTGCTGCCCATGAGGCTCTCCATGAACTGGAGAAGCCCGGTCACAGCCAGCTCCATGAGGTTACTCACGGAAAAAATCTTTGCCTTGGGCGCGATCCCCTGATCGCGGTAAGAACGGTTTACGAGGATCGCAATCAGGATGAGAATCGCTGAGGCAAGACCGGCATGGATTATGGGGGAAGGATCGAGACCTTCCACCTGTTCCAAAGCACTGTGCAGCGGTGTGTGATCCAGAAAAATGAAGGTACCAGCGGCCATTAAGACTCCCTTAAGGTATTTTTCGCCTCCCCTTTATTAACGGGAAACAGAAAAATGTCAAATATTAATGATACGGGCAGTAACCCGAGCCCGATGAGCAGTGCAATGGGGCTCACCATACGCCAATAAAGCAATCCGAGGATAACAGCGGCCGTGATGCCGAACTTGCCGAACCAGATCAGGAGCGCCACTATGCTCTCGATCCCGTCGCCCTCGACCATCAGCGTTACCGTACGTTGTGTTCCCAGAAGGTTAAGGAACACGATGAACCCGCCTGCAGCGAGGCCGACGGCGAGGTGGTTCCTGCCCAGAAGCAGGGCGACGGCGGAAGGAATCAGAGTGAGGACGACGATCCAGATCCTTAACCGGGCGACCCTTGTAAGATCACTCCGGGGGATCATTGCTATCCTCTTCAAAGATCCCCTTCCGGATGGCGCGCATGACCCCCTTGGCGGCCGCGGCAAAACCGAATCCCAGGAAAAGCAGGGTGAGCCAGGGGGTGGTATTGAAGTGACCGTCGAGCCAGGTACCGCAAAGGAGGCCGATGACCACGGCCGCTCCCATCTCCAGGCCCAGGCTGCTCAGTTTTAAAAGATCGTAGAGGGCTCTTGGTTTCGACATATTTTCGCCAGAGGGAATTTGTTCCTGTCAACTGACAGGACACAGGTGCTCAGGACGCGGCGACGCGGTGACGCGGAGAGAAAACCAACCCAATGTCATCCATCCATCGAGTATTTAGTATCTAACGGCTTCTTCATGTTTTCCCCCGACATACCGGCACTCCGATACGACCATACCAGGTGTTCTTTCCCACAAGCTCCCATGCTGTTCCGTCCTCCCCGCGTCACCCGGTCTCCGCGTCTCCGTGTCAAATGTTCCTTCTTGTTTATATGAGCTGCAACAGAGCCCGTTCATGGGCCACGATAGTGTTTGCGATATCCTCCTCGCTGTGGGCGAGGGAAATAAAAGCGGCTTCGAACTGAGAGGGCGCCAGATAGATACCTTCGTACAGCATAGCCTTGAAGTAGCTGCTGAACATGGAGGTGTCGGAAGCCTTGGCCCCGGAAAAGTTGTTCACCGGCCCCGGGGTGAAG is a genomic window containing:
- a CDS encoding D-sedoheptulose 7-phosphate isomerase; its protein translation is MKKYQEIIIQRGQELSSLTERFCKEQAGTIALIADTMVKAIRAGGKVLVIGNGGSAGDAQHFAAELVNRFLMERKALPGLALTTDTSVLTSIANDYSYEQIFSRQVEALGRDGDVLLAISTSGTSPNVLKALEQANLLSMATIGMTGSESGKISSLCDICMAVPDQSTPRIQEVHHLALHVICEIMEIQLFSHGT
- a CDS encoding redox-sensing transcriptional repressor Rex, yielding MAFKKVSRVKIPDATIRRLSLYDRCLAGFLQSGKKIVSSSDIARKCGTNPAQIRKDFAYFGEFGVRGVGYYVENLQVDIKKALGIDHSWNCALVGAGNLGFALLSTDSLAKRGFKISAIFERDPILVEMGSFQDIPLYPQDEMARICPEMAIRIGIIAVSPDNAVKVALKLIDAGVRGILNFTPATIKVPPGIILKNVDFAIDLEGIAFQLNNE
- a CDS encoding cytochrome c3 family protein, whose translation is MKAIGKFFALVRRLRFYEVLLLVFIAIVLGAWGVKEITESALFCGSSCHIMRPYYEDWKTSAHNTVPCVDCHLEPSDEQQFVPQFKALTQVASYLTRTYGEHRRAEVNDASCLEGECHSRRLLDGKVTFANNIRFDHTPHLQQLKRGKILRCTTCHSRVAMGEHVTVVEDACFICHFKDGVKEAANSECFLCHTTGENDYIAIQPDSFDHTPLRERGVPCISCHQTVTRGNGQLKPESCRGCHDRPMEEALDEPVELIHRVHVTDHKVECTLCHDPIQHSIPDESSVQPLYCGSCHEDKHKGMLDMFRGTGAKGVAPLPSPMYKANVGCNGCHIVPDPSGGMGAAFTGLNMIAVEAACQSCHPKSYTENIGQWKKEISTALMRAENALKTTENKLSVESYGDTDTRRTMENARHNILFIRNSAPIHNPDYAVQILEKAVRDLSNITKDTR
- a CDS encoding cytochrome c3 family protein, translated to MVTTSCESCHSALDQKKAEPVSLWKRDVHREAGLGCHDCHGGDPKGLESAMAPSNGFVGVPNKRESVDLCGGCHSDTGRIPDPTISTDQTAQYLSGSHGTSKKENTPTCVTCHQSHGIYRITDPSSPVFPTRVVSLCLQCHGKGSSDDEAGPWRYLEDVHGRARVNGTNTRAPACPDCHGAHRATALTITGTQMICGNCHTREYEYFQAGPHGESLQLTGEPSCTRCHGYHGVEATGIAEIIGRITDNCQECHQVASSAWELGRKIDENLGVAMSFLGSLRNMSEEFRLAGVETGEMDKLNQEAHGWLLRVESAIHSVDTDWEELTGMAKVKMMASWDLARDYNLEKGLRKIILLFIALLAVIILALLGFKIKLAERDQHRRQLFGSPEARQREQEHHRK
- a CDS encoding cytochrome b N-terminal domain-containing protein → MSSKDRRANGDLLTYLLERVGIQGFISRHHEGRVSVKEALEASFVKPIPHISWWSCFGGVAFLLFLIQAATGLLLMFFYIPADPEAHRTILYLSGRAPFGWFFRTTHHWAGIGMMLALSVHVLRIFVKGAYQRPRDLNWIIGCILFFLTAGFILTGDLLPWTRSAYWSAVWWTDLVGNFPVIGHQIMFFLRGGENVTGSTITRFYVFHVFLLPTFTTLLMIVHFAIAGKLGISEPL
- a CDS encoding Rieske 2Fe-2S domain-containing protein, which gives rise to MPSSASHVYRGTDYLLGILILLLAGLLLFWTGRFLQPVRLPRTSPGSYHFIASLDDVAPDTAFAFELERRPWLLATSRGNLTVVSGYCTYRGSSIKWDPYNQLFLCEGHGCTFGHCGNLIHGLATSPLETLKIKVIGNRIYGARDRS
- the atpE gene encoding ATP synthase F0 subunit C → MKQVFTVALLTALILVVAAPVVFAATEEGGSAGLMGMGIALATGLAIGIAALGGGIGQGIAVRGAMEGIARNPGASGKIMTTLIIGLALIESLVIYALVISFMLLGKF
- the atpB gene encoding F0F1 ATP synthase subunit A is translated as MAAGTFIFLDHTPLHSALEQVEGLDPSPIIHAGLASAILILIAILVNRSYRDQGIAPKAKIFSVSNLMELAVTGLLQFMESLMGSNAKRFLPLIGGTAFFILFNNLMGSIPGFDSSTSNLNTTLACALVIFVATHVVGVRTHGASYFKQFLGPVLWLSPLMLPIEIISHLARILSLSIRLFGNMMGDHKVLAIFIVLVPLGIPVIFMGMGVFIALVQTFVFTLLSILYITFALEEAH
- a CDS encoding ATP synthase subunit I; this encodes MKRIAMIPRSDLTRVARLRIWIVVLTLIPSAVALLLGRNHLAVGLAAGGFIVFLNLLGTQRTVTLMVEGDGIESIVALLIWFGKFGITAAVILGLLYWRMVSPIALLIGLGLLPVSLIFDIFLFPVNKGEAKNTLRES
- a CDS encoding AtpZ/AtpI family protein, giving the protein MSKPRALYDLLKLSSLGLEMGAAVVIGLLCGTWLDGHFNTTPWLTLLFLGFGFAAAAKGVMRAIRKGIFEEDSNDPPE